In Drosophila pseudoobscura strain MV-25-SWS-2005 chromosome 4, UCI_Dpse_MV25, whole genome shotgun sequence, the following proteins share a genomic window:
- the Oatp26F gene encoding solute carrier organic anion transporter family member 4A1 — protein sequence MATVATNADADAAAAAATPVALESTVNPKCANVNNNNSARSSRVGSASGADQDTDTDAALQVDQRFGWCSFQPQWLQRFCTAKWALFWLCWGGALQGLIVNGLINVSISTIERRFGLRSRQMGLVASGYDLASFACLVPVTYYGGRKGASKPRFIAIGLIVMGLGSLIFLLPNFLVGPYRATIAEANVCEMGSSSNPNANPNLNQTMQYSCEVNAGNGEREEYDSLTWTVWLFFGAQLLHGAGAAPLFTLGVTYIDENVSKKMSSVYLGIYYTMATVGPAIGYVLGGQLLLIYTDWMTVDPVQLSLTSDSKVWIGAWWLGFIFAAGMCLLIAIPIFGYPKSLPGADKLQLEKVSEAHATKTVAEIGSEGSEGSDGSCGLSGGRRRLGQLPHAVLSLLKNPTFFFLNLAGATEGLVIAGFAAFLPKQIENQFSISPMLSALVMGLITVPAGGGGTFLGGYLVKKWNLACSGIIKMCLMATTVAAFFTFCFLVSCPNPWFAGVTTSYNLEARSGPPELVSNCNANCGCSRTNYDPICGTNGVMYYSPCFAGCGQEEHVESLKRYHNCSCIESVGWVDDGVALHPDATNLKCDSTCQSLPYFVCLCFVLMIFTFLATMPALSATLRCVQDEQRSFALGLQWIKVRLLGTIPAPLIFGALIDESCILWHESCDEQGGGACLVYDNFYISRYMWLLALICKLGSVVFFLCAWWFYVPPSKPAVNANGKEDI from the exons ATGGCAACTGTGGCTACTAATGCGGACGCggatgcagctgctgctgctgctactcctgTGGCACTGGAGTCCACCGTCAATCCAAAGTGTGCCAATGTGAACAACAATAATAGTGCCCGCTCCAGCCGGGTGGGCAGTGCTTCTGGGGCAGACCAGGACACGGATACAGATGCGGCATTACAGGTGGACCAGCGCTTTGGCTGGTGCAGCTTTCAACCGCAGTGGCTGCAACGTTTCTGCACCGCCAAGTGGGCGCTCTTCTGGCTCTGCTGGGGCGGTGCGTTGCAAG GTCTGATTGTCAACGGATTGATCAACGTCTCAATCTCGACTATAGAGCGGCGCTTCGGATTGCGCTCGAGACAGATGGGCCTGGTGGCCAGTGGCTACGACTTGGCCTCGTTCGCCTGCCTGGTGCCTGTCACCTACTATGGCGGACGGAAGGGTGCCTCCAAGCCGCGCTTCATTGCCATCGGACTGATAGTGATGGGTCTTGGTTCGTTGATCTTCCTGCTGCCCAACTTCCTGGTGGGTCCCTATCGGGCCACCATTGCCGAGGCGAATGTCTGTGAGatggggagcagcagcaaccccaATGCGAAcccgaatctgaatcagacAATG CAATACTCCTGCGAGGTAAATGCTGGGAATGGAGAGCGCGAGGAGTACGATAGTTTAACGTGGACCGTGTGGCTGTTCTTTGGGGCTCAACTGCTCCATGGTGCCGGTGCTGCACCCCTCTTCACACTGGGCGTCACATACATCGATGAGAATGTCTCAAAGAAGATGTCATCTGTTTACTTGG GCATCTACTATACGATGGCCACCGTTGGACCCGCCATTGGCTACGTACTCGGCGGACAATTGCTGCTCATCTACACGGACTGGATGACCGTGGACCCCGTCCA GTTGAGCCTGACCAGCGACAGCAAGGTTTGGATTGGTGCCTGGTGGCTAGGCTTCATATTCGCCGCCGGAATGTGCCTCCTTATAGCCATACCCATCTTTGGATATCCGAAATCACTGCCGGGAGCGGATAAACTGCAGTTGGAGAAGGTCTCTGAGGCGCATGCAACCAAAACGGTGGCGGAGATTGGATCAGAGGGATCGGAGGGATCAGATGGATCTTGTGGCCTGTCCGGTGGTCGGCGGCGACTGGGGCAACTGCCTCATGCGGTACTCAGTCTCTTGAAGAATCCCACATTCTTCTTCCTGAACCTGGCCGGGGCTACAGAGGGTCTGGTTATAGCCGGATTCGCCGCCTTTCTGCCCAAGCAAATCGAGAATCAGTTCAGCATTTCGCCCATGCTTTCCGCTCTGGTGATGGGACTCATTACGGTGCCAgctggcggcggtggcaccTTTCTGGGCGGCTATTTGGTGAAGAAGTGGAATCTCGCCTGCAGCGGCATCATCAAAATGTGTTTGATGGCCACCACGGTGGCGGCATTTTTTACCTTCTGTTTCCTGGTGTCTTGTCCCAATCCGTGGTTTGCGGGCGTCACTACCTCGTACAATCTGGAGGCCAGGAGCGGACCACCGGAGCTGGTGTCCAACTGCAATGCGAACTGTGGCTGCAGTCGCACCAACTACGATCCCATTTGCGGCACCAATGGCGTCATGTACTACAGTCCCTGCTTCGCCGGCTGTGGCCAGGAGGAGCATGTGGAGAGTCTGAAGCGCTATCacaactgcagctgcatcGAGAGTGTCGGATGGGTGGACGATGGCGTCGCTCTACATCCGGATGCCACCAACTTGAAGTGCGACTCCACGTGCCAGAGTCTGCCGTACTTCGTGTGCCTCTGTTTCGTCCTGATGATCTTCACGTTCCTCGCTACGATGCCGGCTCTGTCCGCCACATTGAG ATGCGTTCAAGACGAACAGCGTTCCTTTGCCTTGGGGCTGCAGTGGATCAAGGTACGGCTGCTGGGCACTATACCCGCTCCTCTTATATTCGGAGCTTTGATTGATGAGTCCTGCATTTTGTGGCACGAGTCCTGCGACGAGCAGGGAGGAGGAGCCTGTCTCGTCTACGATAATTTCTATATAAGCCG CTACATGTGGCTTTTGGCGTTGATTTGCAAGCTTGGATCCGTGGTATTCTTTCTGTGTGCCTGGTGGTTCTATGTGCCACCCAGCAAGCCAGCAGTCAATGCCAATGGCAAGGAAGACATTTGA
- the LOC6902359 gene encoding prolyl 4-hydroxylase subunit alpha-2 yields the protein MSLRKVVYLFVCLSAALFPMILGEEKKKIVLIYTTSIRALGELREIENSYMEHLTSYVRSLHKKVDTLKKYLCSVAHVNLDRLESRVQYVANPLNALGLLRRAHEDWPKWLSYIKDQEDVEKMDKLVAQMPNAVDMNEALMGLERIERFYDLKAFDMANGLVAGLQLDTRMTAPECLILADFMYNRSEYTRAAEWYRLTWNNLQLPLNPVAREFYRPNQEEVRKRFLISRLHEGSIDHINEYLAELSQDPAIPLVYLKPKPAATLIERGCRGDFPPRPMLVCRYNHTTTPFLRLAPLKEEEVSRDPLIWLYHDVLYDSEFEQLTVNLTRAEMVQGYTDNYTTTEKERIFYVNIFEGSGEKLDRDLVNRMADISGLLTGEHTQLGTVNYGLGSHFPEHGDYSDIKANPELVEEGDRLVTFLFYMTDVPLGGATIFPKINLTIQPKKGSALFWYNIHNDWEPHVLTRHAVCPTIEGNRWILTKSLMAYDQMFVKLCYK from the exons ATGTCGCTACGAAAGGTTGTTTATCTATTCGTCTGCTTGTCAGCCGCCCTTTTTCCAATGATCTTGGGTgaggagaaaaagaaaattgttttgaTATACACAACATCCATCCGGGCACTTGGAGAACTAAGAGAAATCGAAAATTCCTACATGGAACACTTGACCAGCTATGTAAGGTCTCTCCACAAAAAGGTGGATACTCTAAAAAA ATACCTTTGTTCTGTGGCCCATGTGAATCTGGATAGACTTGAGAGCCGCGTTCAGTACGTGGCCAATCCTCTGAACGCGCTAGGACTGCTTCGGCGTGCCCATGAAGACTGGCCCAAGTGGTTGTCCTACATCAAAGATCAGGAAGATGTCGAGAAAATGGATAAACTTGTGGCACAAATGCCTAATGCCGTGGACATGAATGAAGCCCTAATGGGTTTGGAGCGTATCGAGCGATTCTATGACTTGAAGGCATTCGATATGGCCAATGGACTAGTTGCGGGACTTCAACTCGA TACCCGCATGACCGCACCCGAGTGTCTCATCCTAGCTGACTTCATGTACAACCGATCGGAATACACTAGAGCCGCTGAGTGGTACAGACTGACATGGAATAACCTTCAGTTACCACTGAATCCGGTTGCCCGAGAATTCTACCGCCCCAATCAAGAGGAAGTTCGAAAAAGGTTTCTCATTAGCAGACTGCATGAGG GCTCCATCGACCATATAAATGAGTATCTGGCGGAACTGTCGCAGGATCCTGCAATCCCTTTGGTATATCTAAAGCCAAAGCCCGCAGCGACTCTCATTGAACGGGGTTGCAGGGGCGATTTTCCGCCACGTCCAATGTTGGTCTGTCGCTACAATCACACCACAACTCCATTCCTGCGCCTGGCACCGCTCAAGGAGGAGGAAGTCAGTCGGGATCCACTCATATGGTTATATCACGACGTCCTATACGACAGCGAGTTCGAACAATTGACAGTCAACCTGACCAGAGCGGAGATGGTGCAGGGCTACACGGATAACTACACCACgacagagaaagagcgaaTTTTCTATGTCAATATATTTGAGGGTAGCGGCGAGAAGTTGGACAGGGATCTGGTGAACCGCATGGCGGACATTTCGGGTCTGCTTACGGGAGAACACACACAACTGGGAACAGTCAACTATGGCCTGGGTAGTCATTTCCCGGAGCACGGGGACTACTCAGACATCAAGGCCAATCCG GAACTCGTTGAAGAGGGCGACCGTTTAGTCACCTTTCTGTTCTAT ATGACCGATGTCCCGCTGGGAGGTGCCACCATATTTCCGAAAATAAATCTCACCATCCAGCCGAAGAAAGGATCCGCCCTGTTCTGGTACAACATCCACAACGATTGGGAGCCGCATGTGCTAACACGGCACGCAGTGTGTCCCACGATCGAAGGCAACAGATGGA TCTTAACCAAGAGTTTGATGGCCTATGATCAGATGTTTGTCAAACTCTGCTACAAGTAG
- the LOC117184222 gene encoding uncharacterized protein, with the protein MPPPPSSITGLTPMPHPTKNAYDNVKRYHPTPTPWFLVENHLHFTGPFKLFKLQLQQQLQPQTLLGEANTLICCTQTWAGSQDLLRMLMKRCGCAWHCLSEYRARRTDSWFKVCPALSRKVFFICVIIQRNMLAGYNVRVFKGA; encoded by the exons ATGCCGCCTCCCCCCAGCAGCATCACTGGACTCACGCCCATGCCCCATCCCACCAAAAATGCCTATGACAACGTCAAGAGATACCATCCCACTCCGACGCCTTGGTTCCTTGTGGAGAACCATTTACACTTCACCGGGCCTTTCAAACTATTCAAA ctccagctccagcaacaGCTCCAACCTCAAACCCTTTTGGGCGAAGCGAACACTCTTATCTGTTGCACACAGACTTGGGCCGGGTCTCAGGATTTGCTCAGGATGCTAATGAAGCGATGCGGATGTGCATGGCATTGTCTTTCGGAGTACAGGGCCAGGCGTACAGACTCCTGGTTCAAAGTTTGCCCAGCTCTTTCCAGGAAAGTTTTCTTTATTTGTGTAATAATCCAAAGAAATATGCTCGCTGGCTacaatgtacgagtatttaagGGGGCATAG